One genomic segment of Natronospira proteinivora includes these proteins:
- a CDS encoding M3 family metallopeptidase, whose protein sequence is MGLSALPLLLIACGESQELDTDANGEAPAAETTTADSNPLLMESELPYGMPPFDKIESEHFAPALEKGMEEHMAEIEAIAGNPEPPTFENTIVELERAGQLLSRVSRVFSALSGTVTDDTLQDTQREMSPKLSAHQDAINLNPELFERVETLYQQREDLDLDPESLRLLERYHTDFVRAGARLDDSEQDRLREINSRLAELGTEFSQKVLAEVNDSAVVVESEEELDGFSDSEIERARREAEEREVDGYVITLLNTSGQPPLSSLSNREVRQRVHEASLNRGSRGNDHDTLEIVSEVMNLRAERARMLGYENHAEYSLEEQTAGSVDVVNELHDDLNPIAVRNARQEGDDIQALINETEEEPFELASWDWAYYAEKVRQDRYAFQDSEVRPYFELDNVMENGVFYSAEKLFGITFEERTDLPVYHDTVRVYEVFEEDGTPLGLMFSDMYSRSSKRGGAWMNSYVIQSELLGGQPVVGIHLNISEPSDGDPTLLTWDETTTLFHEFGHAIHGLFSDVRYPRFSGTSVPRDFVEYPSQVYEMWASYPEVLANYARHHETGEQIPDELLEKVLDAQQFNQGFRTTEYLAASTIDQAWHQLGPEEVPAGNEAMDFEARVLAEHEMDYDPVPPRYRTPYFSHIMGGYSAGYYSYIWSEVLDADSVLWFEENGGLSRENGQHFRDTILSSGGTMDAMELYMEFADREPDIEALLERRGLTE, encoded by the coding sequence ATGGGTCTGAGCGCCCTACCGTTATTACTGATTGCCTGTGGTGAAAGCCAGGAATTGGATACCGATGCCAATGGCGAAGCCCCGGCTGCGGAAACCACCACCGCCGACAGCAACCCCCTGCTGATGGAAAGCGAATTGCCCTATGGCATGCCTCCCTTCGACAAAATCGAGAGCGAGCATTTCGCCCCGGCCTTGGAAAAGGGCATGGAAGAGCATATGGCGGAGATTGAAGCCATTGCCGGCAATCCCGAACCGCCCACCTTTGAAAACACCATTGTCGAGCTGGAGCGTGCAGGCCAGCTGCTCAGTCGGGTGAGCCGGGTTTTCTCAGCATTGTCCGGCACCGTGACCGATGACACCCTGCAGGATACCCAGCGGGAAATGTCCCCCAAGCTGTCTGCCCATCAAGACGCCATTAATCTCAATCCTGAACTGTTCGAGCGGGTTGAAACCCTCTACCAGCAGCGAGAAGACCTGGACCTGGATCCCGAATCCCTGCGTTTGCTGGAGCGCTATCACACGGATTTTGTCCGTGCCGGCGCCCGGCTTGATGACAGCGAGCAGGATCGATTGCGGGAGATCAACAGCCGTCTGGCCGAGCTTGGCACCGAATTTAGCCAGAAGGTTCTGGCCGAGGTGAATGATTCTGCCGTTGTGGTGGAAAGTGAAGAAGAACTGGACGGTTTTTCAGACAGTGAGATTGAACGTGCGCGGCGGGAAGCCGAGGAGCGTGAGGTGGATGGCTATGTCATTACCCTGCTCAACACATCCGGCCAGCCGCCCCTGTCCTCACTGAGTAATCGGGAAGTGCGACAGCGGGTCCATGAAGCGTCCCTGAACCGAGGCAGTCGGGGCAATGATCATGACACGCTGGAAATCGTTTCCGAAGTCATGAACCTTCGTGCCGAACGTGCCCGCATGCTGGGTTACGAGAACCACGCAGAATACAGCCTGGAAGAGCAGACCGCCGGCAGTGTGGATGTGGTCAATGAGCTGCATGACGACCTCAACCCCATCGCCGTGCGAAATGCCCGCCAGGAAGGCGACGATATTCAGGCCCTGATTAACGAGACCGAGGAAGAGCCCTTCGAGCTGGCTTCCTGGGACTGGGCCTACTATGCCGAAAAAGTTCGTCAGGACCGTTATGCCTTCCAGGACTCCGAAGTGCGTCCCTACTTCGAGCTGGATAACGTAATGGAAAACGGGGTTTTCTATTCGGCGGAGAAGCTGTTCGGGATTACCTTTGAGGAGCGTACCGATCTGCCCGTTTATCATGACACCGTCCGTGTCTATGAAGTCTTCGAGGAAGATGGAACGCCTCTGGGGCTGATGTTCAGCGATATGTATTCCCGCAGCTCCAAACGGGGTGGTGCCTGGATGAACTCTTATGTGATCCAGTCCGAGTTGCTGGGCGGGCAGCCGGTGGTGGGGATTCATCTGAATATCAGCGAACCATCAGACGGTGATCCCACCTTGTTGACCTGGGATGAAACCACCACCCTGTTCCACGAATTCGGCCACGCCATTCATGGCCTGTTCTCGGACGTACGTTATCCGCGCTTCTCCGGTACCAGTGTGCCGCGGGACTTTGTGGAATACCCCTCCCAGGTTTATGAAATGTGGGCATCCTATCCTGAGGTTCTGGCCAACTACGCTCGCCATCATGAAACCGGCGAGCAGATTCCCGATGAGCTGCTGGAGAAGGTGTTGGATGCTCAGCAGTTCAACCAGGGTTTCCGTACCACCGAATACCTGGCCGCTTCCACCATAGACCAGGCTTGGCACCAGCTGGGCCCGGAGGAAGTGCCGGCCGGAAACGAGGCAATGGATTTCGAGGCCCGTGTATTGGCGGAACACGAAATGGACTACGATCCGGTGCCGCCTCGCTACCGCACACCGTATTTCTCCCACATCATGGGTGGCTATTCCGCAGGCTACTATTCCTACATCTGGAGTGAAGTGCTGGATGCGGACAGTGTGCTCTGGTTCGAGGAGAACGGTGGTCTGAGCCGGGAGAATGGTCAGCATTTCCGTGACACCATTCTCTCCTCCGGTGGTACCATGGATGCCATGGAGCTCTATATGGAGTTTGCCGACCGGGAGCCCGATATTGAGGCGCTGCTGGAGCGTCGTGGTCTGACCGAATAA
- a CDS encoding efflux RND transporter permease subunit, with translation MSGPSIERKSGGRRSLANTAIRRPVGTLAIASVVFVLGSFFLDRLPIDLLPEIENPLIRVTVNYPGVAPEVMEQQVTRVVERNLAATEGVTRIHSRASEGRTNVNLEFEHGTNLDLALQDASRLLELARTQLPEDIDPPRLYRFDPAQDAIWEAGFSSTVRSETEVRDWVENQLAPQLLSIHGVSGVEAAGGQVREMEVIVDQERLRSYGLTMEHLVMTLEGENVDIAAGWVTSETFDVMAKTDGLFQSADDIANVLIQLPDNDQRIRLSEVAEVRDGYGDQRLFVRLNGVEAAQISVFKIPEANTVEVVDEITDTMDRLERTGFLPEDIQYESTRDPTYFIRGAISSVGTAAILGGVLAMTMVLLFLGSLRKSFVIGLSIPVALMATFAMMGASGLTLNIMSLGGLALGVGLLLDNGIVMLENIYRHRDELGKSPDDAAHDGSREVVSAITAGTLTNLAAVVPFLLITGMAAMVFRELILTISFAILATLAAALTLIPMLAALLAKVRFESGLSRTRLITGFNAVIDRLRGGYRWLLPKVLTFRWGVLTLAVAGLVGASYLSGQLGNTFLPQVDDGNVSVSMNLPPGTPPHENDAATRQIEEVIDGMPHVESVFTRVGGHLSGGVISERPGTSRLSIQLVPAIERDMTAGQWVSEAQDRLDALDIPGARIHARPPSIPGLRFSVAGTDMSIGIVGEDLDELNRLAQELVARLDGIEGLEGVEVGREDQSPLLRVRVDRERAADLGLNVSDVGNALRNAIEGAVPTRFVTGQTEYDVRVRLPQSDRTDPEALGGMMLYRPNGEPVLLRDVADFELTEGPAHIERENQNRLKRVNGDINTEIRDIGSVMADVEARMAEMDFPDHISLLVGGQWETIQDTNRELLTVILLAAFLVFVVLTVQYERLANPLVILSAAPLALIGVVGILWLTDNPLSAPVMIGVILLIGVVVNNAILLVEYIELGRREQGLSIREAIVEAGAIRLRPILMTTSTTVLGMTPLAIGLGEGAEIMRPLALAVVGGLLMAMLLTLFVVPCLYYIVSGFSERLKAWLTGRPQASPASAP, from the coding sequence ATGAGCGGACCGAGTATTGAGCGAAAAAGCGGTGGGCGCCGAAGCCTGGCCAATACCGCCATTCGGCGGCCGGTGGGGACATTGGCTATTGCCTCGGTGGTCTTCGTGCTGGGCTCCTTCTTCCTGGATCGTCTGCCCATTGATCTGCTGCCCGAGATTGAAAACCCCCTGATCCGGGTCACGGTGAACTATCCCGGTGTGGCCCCGGAGGTCATGGAGCAGCAGGTCACACGGGTGGTGGAGCGAAATCTGGCCGCCACCGAGGGGGTCACCCGGATACACAGTCGGGCTTCGGAAGGACGGACCAACGTCAACCTGGAGTTCGAGCACGGCACCAACCTGGATTTGGCCCTGCAGGATGCCTCTCGCCTGCTGGAACTGGCACGCACACAGCTGCCGGAAGACATCGACCCGCCCCGGCTGTACCGATTTGATCCCGCCCAGGATGCCATCTGGGAGGCGGGTTTTAGTTCCACGGTTCGTTCCGAGACCGAAGTCCGCGACTGGGTGGAGAATCAGCTGGCACCCCAGCTCTTGTCCATTCATGGGGTCTCCGGTGTGGAGGCGGCCGGGGGGCAGGTCCGGGAAATGGAGGTCATTGTCGACCAGGAGCGGCTGCGCTCCTATGGTCTGACCATGGAGCACCTGGTGATGACCCTGGAAGGGGAGAATGTGGATATCGCCGCCGGCTGGGTGACCTCTGAGACCTTTGATGTCATGGCCAAGACCGACGGTCTTTTCCAGTCCGCCGATGACATCGCCAATGTCCTGATCCAGCTGCCGGACAATGATCAACGGATCCGTCTGTCCGAAGTGGCCGAGGTCCGGGACGGTTACGGCGATCAGCGTCTGTTTGTCCGCCTCAATGGGGTGGAAGCGGCCCAGATTTCGGTGTTCAAGATCCCCGAGGCCAATACCGTGGAAGTGGTGGACGAAATCACCGACACCATGGACCGCCTGGAACGAACCGGCTTTCTGCCCGAGGACATCCAGTACGAATCCACCCGGGACCCCACTTATTTCATCCGCGGGGCCATCAGCTCCGTGGGGACGGCGGCCATTCTGGGCGGGGTTCTGGCCATGACCATGGTCCTGCTTTTCCTGGGAAGCCTGCGCAAGAGCTTTGTCATCGGCCTGTCTATCCCCGTGGCCCTGATGGCCACCTTTGCCATGATGGGGGCCAGTGGCCTGACCCTGAACATCATGAGTCTCGGCGGCCTGGCCCTGGGCGTTGGCCTGCTGCTGGACAACGGCATCGTGATGCTGGAAAACATCTATCGTCACCGGGACGAACTGGGTAAGTCGCCGGATGATGCCGCCCACGACGGCTCCCGGGAAGTGGTCTCCGCCATTACCGCCGGGACCCTGACCAATCTGGCCGCGGTGGTGCCCTTCCTGCTGATTACCGGCATGGCCGCCATGGTCTTCCGGGAACTGATCCTGACCATTTCCTTTGCCATCCTGGCCACCCTGGCCGCCGCCCTGACCCTGATTCCCATGCTGGCGGCCCTGCTGGCCAAGGTGCGTTTCGAGTCCGGCCTGTCCCGGACCCGTCTGATCACCGGCTTCAATGCCGTGATCGATCGCCTGCGGGGCGGCTATCGCTGGCTGCTGCCCAAGGTGCTGACCTTCCGCTGGGGGGTGCTGACCCTGGCCGTGGCGGGTCTGGTGGGGGCCAGCTACCTCTCCGGCCAGCTGGGCAATACCTTCCTGCCCCAGGTGGATGACGGCAATGTGAGTGTCTCCATGAACCTGCCACCGGGGACGCCGCCCCATGAAAATGATGCCGCCACCCGCCAGATCGAGGAAGTCATCGACGGCATGCCCCATGTGGAATCGGTCTTCACCCGTGTGGGCGGCCATTTGAGCGGCGGGGTGATTTCCGAGCGGCCCGGCACCTCACGTTTGAGTATTCAGTTGGTGCCGGCCATTGAGCGGGACATGACCGCCGGTCAATGGGTGTCGGAGGCCCAGGATCGCCTGGATGCCCTGGATATTCCCGGCGCCCGGATTCATGCTCGCCCGCCCTCCATTCCCGGCTTGCGTTTCTCCGTGGCCGGCACGGATATGTCCATCGGCATCGTCGGTGAAGACCTGGACGAGCTCAACCGCCTGGCCCAGGAGCTGGTGGCCCGGCTGGATGGCATTGAAGGCCTGGAAGGGGTTGAGGTGGGCCGGGAAGACCAAAGCCCGCTGTTGCGGGTCCGGGTGGACCGGGAGCGGGCGGCCGACCTGGGCCTGAATGTCTCCGATGTGGGCAATGCCCTGCGCAATGCCATTGAAGGGGCTGTACCAACTCGATTTGTGACCGGGCAGACCGAATATGATGTGCGCGTGCGTCTGCCCCAATCCGACCGCACCGATCCCGAGGCCCTGGGTGGCATGATGCTTTACCGGCCCAACGGCGAACCGGTTCTGTTGCGGGATGTGGCCGACTTCGAGCTCACCGAGGGGCCGGCCCATATCGAACGGGAAAACCAGAACCGTCTCAAGCGGGTCAACGGGGATATCAATACCGAAATCCGGGATATCGGTAGCGTCATGGCCGATGTGGAAGCCCGCATGGCGGAGATGGATTTCCCGGACCACATCAGCCTGCTGGTGGGCGGGCAATGGGAAACCATTCAGGACACCAATCGGGAGCTGCTGACGGTCATCCTGCTGGCGGCCTTTTTGGTCTTCGTGGTCCTCACCGTGCAATACGAGCGCCTGGCCAATCCCCTGGTGATTCTCAGTGCCGCCCCGCTGGCCCTGATCGGGGTGGTGGGGATTCTCTGGCTGACGGACAATCCCCTGTCCGCCCCGGTCATGATCGGGGTGATTCTGCTGATCGGGGTGGTGGTGAATAATGCCATTCTGCTGGTGGAATACATCGAGCTGGGCCGACGGGAACAGGGCTTGTCCATCCGGGAGGCCATTGTCGAGGCCGGTGCCATCCGCCTGCGACCCATCCTGATGACCACCAGCACCACGGTGCTCGGCATGACACCCCTGGCCATCGGTCTGGGTGAAGGGGCCGAGATCATGCGGCCCCTGGCCCTGGCGGTGGTGGGGGGGCTGCTGATGGCCATGCTGCTGACCCTGTTCGTGGTGCCCTGCCTCTATTACATTGTCAGCGGCTTCTCCGAACGCCTCAAAGCCTGGCTGACAGGCCGTCCCCAGGCTTCTCCCGCCTCTGCTCCTTGA
- a CDS encoding efflux RND transporter periplasmic adaptor subunit has product MPFSPPSIPFPQLAILALLLLSLSACSDNGDADEGNDNDSAERQTPIAAVEVTPRDLSRNVSLSARVEPRTRIRLASRISARVEQVLAEEGDRIEAGQILAQLDVAEEEAELERAKADRDEADLEYERTVSLLDQGNVTEVEYQRARAARRAARSEVLLWETRRDFGTVITPRDAVVTDRQVEIGEAVSAQDVLFELVDMSDLVLRLGVSELDVVHLEVGQTVPVTLDAMPALPLEGEIRRIFPTADASSRLVTVEVALPEDAETQGVRPGFLGRVRMAVDHRPDVLAVPASAVGEEDGERYVYVVNEDRLHHRPVQTGVTRGNWTEIAEGLDEGDIVLATNPIDMQDGQAVRIVGWRG; this is encoded by the coding sequence ATGCCTTTCAGCCCACCGAGTATTCCCTTCCCGCAGCTGGCTATTCTCGCCCTGCTCCTGCTGAGCCTGTCGGCCTGTTCGGACAATGGAGATGCCGATGAGGGCAATGACAATGACTCGGCGGAACGCCAGACCCCCATTGCGGCCGTCGAGGTCACGCCCAGGGACCTCTCCCGCAACGTCTCTCTTTCCGCACGGGTTGAGCCACGTACCCGCATTCGTCTTGCCAGCCGAATCAGCGCCCGCGTTGAACAGGTTCTGGCCGAGGAGGGAGACCGGATCGAAGCCGGGCAGATTCTGGCTCAGCTGGATGTGGCCGAGGAAGAAGCGGAGCTGGAGCGAGCCAAGGCCGACCGCGACGAGGCGGATCTGGAATATGAGCGTACCGTCAGCCTGCTGGATCAGGGCAATGTTACCGAAGTGGAATATCAGCGCGCTCGGGCGGCTCGCCGGGCTGCCCGCAGCGAAGTGCTTTTATGGGAAACACGCCGTGACTTTGGCACTGTCATCACTCCCCGTGATGCGGTGGTGACCGATCGCCAGGTGGAAATCGGTGAGGCGGTGAGTGCCCAGGATGTGCTGTTCGAGTTGGTGGATATGTCCGATCTGGTGCTCCGCCTGGGGGTGTCGGAGCTGGATGTGGTGCATCTGGAGGTGGGCCAGACCGTGCCGGTGACCCTGGATGCCATGCCTGCTCTGCCCTTGGAGGGGGAGATTCGGCGCATTTTCCCGACCGCCGATGCCAGCAGCCGCCTGGTGACCGTCGAGGTGGCCCTGCCGGAAGACGCCGAAACCCAGGGCGTGCGTCCTGGGTTCCTGGGGCGGGTGCGCATGGCTGTGGATCATCGACCGGATGTGTTGGCCGTGCCGGCCTCCGCCGTGGGGGAGGAGGACGGCGAACGCTATGTCTATGTGGTCAATGAAGATCGTCTGCATCATCGCCCGGTCCAGACCGGCGTGACCCGGGGCAATTGGACAGAGATTGCCGAGGGACTGGATGAGGGCGATATCGTGTTGGCCACCAATCCCATCGACATGCAGGATGGCCAGGCCGTGAGAATCGTGGGATGGCGGGGATAA
- a CDS encoding AbgT family transporter — protein MSNEQVTGTNNGGLMNRILDKVERVGNKLPDPAMLFASLLIIVWILSWVFSLFEFRTHIPGTEDAVQVTNLLSGSEFAHFLANMVTTFTGFAPLGVVLVAMLGVGVAERSGYINTSIKLLLNTTPKLLLTPMLILVAIVSHTAVDAGYVVVIPLGGVIFYAAGRHPLAGIAAAFAGVSGGFSANFVPSAIDPLLMGFTESAAQIIDPELQLNPLNNWAFTSASCLVIVAVGWWLTDRVIEPRLKGTEIDGDPDEMPVIEEINRRDRVAFWIATSVMGLGAVLLTLSVIPGDSPMRSPDGDIAAFDAPLMQSIVPLIFLFFLIPGVVYGYIAGTFKNSAQVIQAMSKTMEGMAYYVVMAFFCALFIEEFGRSGLGVLLAVEGGNFLQGLSLPGPVTLAGIVVLVAFLNIFMGSASAKWALLAPIFVPMLMQIGFSPDLTQAAYRVGDSVSNIITPLLPYFPLVVVYCQRYVKGTGIGTLVSLMLPYSVVFMVVWTAFLIGYWLVGMATGLPLGIQSNYIYPAP, from the coding sequence ATGAGCAACGAACAGGTTACGGGGACGAATAATGGCGGGCTGATGAACCGTATTCTCGACAAAGTCGAGCGGGTGGGCAACAAGCTCCCCGATCCCGCCATGCTCTTCGCCTCACTGCTGATTATTGTCTGGATCCTGTCCTGGGTCTTTTCCTTGTTCGAGTTCCGCACGCACATCCCCGGCACCGAAGACGCCGTGCAGGTGACCAATCTGCTGTCGGGCTCGGAGTTCGCCCACTTTTTGGCCAATATGGTCACCACCTTCACCGGCTTCGCGCCCCTGGGCGTGGTGCTGGTGGCCATGCTGGGCGTGGGCGTGGCGGAGCGAAGCGGCTACATCAATACCTCCATCAAGCTGCTGCTCAATACCACGCCCAAGCTGCTGCTGACCCCCATGCTGATCCTGGTGGCCATCGTCAGTCATACCGCGGTGGATGCCGGGTATGTGGTGGTGATTCCCCTGGGCGGCGTGATCTTCTATGCCGCCGGGCGCCATCCCCTGGCCGGGATTGCCGCAGCCTTTGCCGGGGTCTCCGGGGGCTTTTCGGCCAACTTCGTGCCTTCGGCCATCGATCCCCTGCTCATGGGCTTCACCGAGTCGGCGGCCCAGATCATCGATCCGGAACTGCAGCTCAACCCCCTCAATAACTGGGCCTTCACCTCGGCCTCCTGCCTGGTGATCGTGGCCGTGGGCTGGTGGCTCACCGATCGGGTCATCGAGCCCCGCCTGAAGGGCACCGAGATCGACGGGGATCCGGATGAGATGCCGGTGATCGAGGAGATCAACCGCCGCGATCGCGTCGCTTTCTGGATCGCCACCAGTGTCATGGGCCTGGGGGCCGTGCTGCTGACCCTGTCGGTGATTCCGGGCGACTCACCCATGCGTAGCCCGGACGGGGACATCGCCGCCTTCGATGCGCCGCTGATGCAGTCCATCGTGCCCCTGATCTTTCTGTTCTTCCTGATTCCCGGGGTGGTTTACGGCTATATCGCCGGCACCTTCAAGAACAGTGCCCAGGTCATCCAGGCCATGAGCAAGACCATGGAAGGCATGGCCTACTATGTGGTCATGGCCTTCTTCTGCGCCCTGTTCATTGAGGAGTTCGGTCGCTCCGGCCTGGGTGTGCTGCTGGCCGTGGAAGGCGGCAACTTCCTGCAGGGCCTGTCGCTACCCGGCCCCGTCACCCTGGCAGGGATTGTGGTCTTGGTGGCCTTTCTCAACATCTTCATGGGTTCGGCCTCGGCCAAGTGGGCCCTGCTGGCGCCCATCTTCGTGCCCATGCTGATGCAGATCGGCTTCTCGCCGGATCTGACCCAGGCCGCCTATCGTGTGGGTGATTCGGTCTCCAACATCATCACCCCGCTGTTGCCCTACTTCCCGCTGGTGGTGGTCTACTGTCAGCGCTATGTGAAGGGCACCGGCATCGGCACCCTGGTGTCGCTGATGCTGCCCTACTCGGTGGTCTTCATGGTGGTCTGGACGGCCTTCCTGATTGGCTACTGGCTGGTGGGCATGGCCACGGGTCTGCCCTTGGGCATCCAGTCCAACTACATCTACCCGGCGCCCTAA